Genomic segment of Osmia bicornis bicornis chromosome 2, iOsmBic2.1, whole genome shotgun sequence:
GTCCAACAAGGAAGTCACCTGCAAGAGGAGATAAGCAGAAGGTACTCGATTCGAATCACCTCTGTGAAACCatcattttttaaacagatttttattattctagAATTCTTGATCTACAGAAGGACAGGTACTTTGAAACGTTGTCATCGAAGTATTGGAATCAGTCTTTGAAAGCACAGTGCATGAATTCTGATGACAATGAGGGAATAACGTTGGAAAGTTTGGGTAAACTGTTAATAAACTGTAGAATTCTGAATGAGTAAAATATTGGcaaatgataattttcaaataatatacaataatatttaGGTGGAGTATTCATTGCAACTCTATTCGGACTCGCTTTAGCGATGATCACGTTAGCTGGAGAGATACTCTACTACCGCAAACGCAACCCACAAAAGGACAAAcgaaaaaataagaagaaggtGAACACCATTGATAACGACAAGATCATGATCCAGAAACTAGCATCGAAATTGCAGATGAAACCTGCCCCTAACACTATGCTGTTCGAGAAACAGATCAATGCTCCTCGAGTGTCTCACATCTCTGTATATCCACGGAATTTCTCTTTTAAAGAGTAAAACAACATTTTTCCCCAtcagaatattaatttcactATAGTAATCTGACTACCGTTGCTTATTCGAGACGAACAATTTGATAATAAATGCAGTGTAACGAGAGTGGAAATAAAGTTTATAGCGATTATTTACAGTTACCAGTGTCTTTTACTTTTTCACAATTTTCATCGCACGATTTACCAATTTTTCACGCTTCTTGCAGACGCTGAAAAGACTCGTAAATTGAATCGGATCGAAACGATGTATACCTCTTTCTTATTCTATTAATCAGTAAGATTCTTgtgaattattcatttttcgatCGCGAGGCTTTCtgttaaattttgttttccGAAGGTTTGGGAAGTATTTtagattttttgaattttttggAAACTTGAAACAGTAAAAAGATTTGGCTTAGACGAAATTTGGTGTTGACGTCTAATATTTATCatagtttttatttcaatgtGAATTTTTCTCGAAGAAATACTTTTCCAGCTCAGAATTTCTCCATGAAAGATCGCTCGTGTCCACGGGTTATTGTCCTGCCGCGGCTTTTTTTCGCCGATCGCGGTAACGGAGTTGCATAAATGAAAGTGAGCAGTTAGCAATCAGTCGGCTGTATCGTTCCAATTCGTTCGTTCGGTTTCGTCGCAGTGACGGATTCAGAGATCACCTTTCCAATCGTTCTCCACCGAACCACGAAACCTGCCTTATACCCACCTACCAAACTGTCCTCCAATTACGCGTGTCGAATAAGCCAAAAGAATACTTTCTTTTGGAAAAAAACAATTATACGTTTCAGTGAACAGACAAAGTGTACcaaaaagaaaacgagaaagaaagaagacgAACAGAGAGCATTGAGAAGAATTGCAGTTTGTCGCCGATCAAAGAAATCATCTTCTTTGTATGATCGGTatgaaattgatattttcttttttgctgTTAACGAGGTAAAAATTGAGGTTTCTTTGAAATGGTCACGGGCGAGCAAACAACGAGCTGTTTTACGCTGACTGATTCAAATCTTTTCTGATCGACTTCAGATCAGTTTGCGTTCGCTGGTGACAAAGGTGGGGCGGGTGTTTTCGAATCGACAAGTCGATATAAAGGGTATCCGAGCCACGACGAGATCATTTCGTGGGAAAGTGATGTGGCTCGTCGAACCGGAACCGGAAACGGAATAAGTGATCCACCATGCCCTCCTACGAGCTAGATCGTCCTCGCTGTAGCAAGCTGTTTCtggtaatttttcttttaacacgATTGCATTCAATTTCTACAAACTTTCAACATCTTCCATCATTGGCCttggtcaattttttttcacagATCTACGTGTCATTAACGATCCTCTGGGTCTCAGTGAATGCCATGTTCTACGAGAACCGCTTCAAATCTCTGTCCCAGCACGAGCCATGGGCAAGTGACATAGAAACTCAAGACTTTGCTTCCTCCGAGTACTCGCCATCGTACGTTCATTTCCCAGAATCAGGAAAACGAGAAACATTCGAATCCTCCGAATCTTACGATAGACCCAATAAAGAATGGTTCTCAGCTTCATCCAGTAAACGAGTACCTCTCGAGGACAAGCACTTTAAAAAGATAATATCTCCATTTTACACGATCACCGAGAAAGATTCTCAAAAATACAAGGACATCGTGATGAAGTCTGGTATTCCCTACTGTCAAGAAATTAAAACTAAAAAACCAAGCAAAGATGGAAACAAAAATAGCATGGTCTGTTACAAATGCAAGAATCCTAAAAGTGGAGCCACTTACGAACAGTGTTCCTACGTTTCTAAACCATCAGCCGACTCCAGCAACCAAGAAGAGGTCGTCGATGATCCTTCAGAGTTTAGAAGCAGAAGATCCAACTCTGATGAAGGTTCTTATAGCTTCAGAGGATCGGATGATTACAAGGGACACGACAATCCTTACAGATTCAACGAGAAGTTCTTCTCTGACGCTTCGGAAGGTGTACCAGCCGAATACAAGAACAAGGATGAGAAATGCGAAAAGGTCTTTAAGGATTCCATGGTCTGCATGGTCTGCAAGAACACCAAGAGCAACGCTAAATACGAGCAGTGTTCTTACGTTCGCCAGCCTAACGAGAAGAGGTATGCCTTTACTAAATCGAGCTCCTTCAAGAACCctaaagaaaaggaagaggcGGAGGATCGTGATGAAGAGTCGGAAAGCAAGCCAGTCAGAGAACGCACTAGTTTTGATCACAAAAAGGAATCAGAGAAACTGTCTGACGGGTATAAAAAGACTCCCGATAATTGTAGAGAGGTGGAAAAAGACTCGAAGACCTGCACCATCTGCAAAGACCCTGAAACAGGTGGTAACTATGAGAAATGTTCTTACACCTATCAGCCAGACGACAAGGTGTACAAGTATAGCAGCTCAAAGAGCTTTGGTTATCCCAGAaaatcatcatcatcatcatcatccgACGGTGACTCCAGTTACAAAGATGATAAACCCTCTGAGAAACAAACGAGAAAAACTGATGATTCTGGCTACAAAGACGATAAATATTCTGAGAAACTGACGAAGGAGGCTGATGAGGAGTACAAAAGAGACTACTCCATTCCTGAGAGTTCGTACTTCAAGGACGACAAACCAGAGTATATCTACCATCCAGCAGCATCGGAGACTTCCAAATCCACTTCCGAAGATGAGGACCCTCTCGCAGGATACGAAAGATCTAAATCGGAATCTGAGAAAATCGCTGAAAGGATCGAACCGAGCTACTGCAAAAGAGTGCAGAAGGGCTCGTTGAGCTGCAAGGTATGCAAGGACCCGAAGACTGGCAGCAATTCTGAACAGTGCTCGTACGAGCAGCAACCAAGCGACAAGAACTACTCTTACAGCAAGTCCAAGTCGTTTAAAACTCCTACAGAGACGGAGGACAAGTCTTATGATGGTTCAGAGAAGAAGGAATCCCATTCACCTTACAAAGATCAAAGTTTCGGTTTCTTCGGGGATGAGAAACCTTCGGAGAGAGACGCCAGAGACTATTCAACATCTGATGCCGAATCGAAAATTGAAGAGAAGAAGGAATCGACGTCGCGGTCGACCCCGAAGAAGGCCGAAGTTGATTTCTCTGATGCGTTTAAGAGGAAGGCGGAGATCCAAAAGTTCTTGCAAGAGTTTCAGAAGGAAGATCGCTCGAACTGCAAGAAATTGATGCGTAATAAAATGACCTGTTATCAATGCGTCGATGACAAAGGATTCCGGAAGGAGGAATGCGCTTTTATCACCGACGGTGATATAGCTGAAGACAAGATCGATGAGACTGAAGTGGAACCTAACAGAAAGGTACCAAGGTCGATCCCTGAGGATGTTCCTGTGGAACCAGAAGTTTCTGCTAGTGAAAATATCGAAGTGAACAGGAGGAAGCCTGAAGCAGCGAGTTCTGAAAAGGCTGAGAAGCCGAAGGAAGCCGAAGCTTACGAATACGTTGCTGAAACTAAACCTGTGTTCGATAAGGTCCTTGGATTCACGCTTCCAGCTTACATGCTGGCCACTTCTGAACACGAAGaagaatttgataaaattgtaGTCTCGGATGTTGTTTAGGGGCGACTTTGTGGTTTATCTTTTCAATCCTTTGCAGTCGGAAATTGTTCTTTGAGTAAACTCGTTGTTTAAGatcgatatttatttattataaaaaatttgttacttGTCACTGTGAATAAAAAGGCTATTTCCTTCAGATATCCGATATCTAAATCCTTGTTcctgtaaataaaaatacagtaACAAGATCAGTAAAGAATCTTAATATTACCGGCTCAGTCGCAGAGAAATGGTTTAATCAGACGAATGTTGACTTTCACTTTAATCGCTTCCGATTACAAAGGGTTAACTCAATTGCTTGTAGCGTTAGAAACGAAGCTTGTTAATCGAGTTCTTGTACGAAACTCGTATCTGCATATCATTAGAATAAATTAGACGCGTTTTCATTGTAAAAACAACGTTCGTCGTTATTTAGTGTTTAAGTGACGTTCAATTGTCGAAtggtttgtaattaaattctaaCTAAATACAATTTCTCCTTGGAGGAGAAAGGAGTCGAGAGATTTCTCGTGAGATGAAAACAGACGCGTTAGAATGATACGCCCTGTCGTTTATTTCTGAAGCTGATCTGACGTAGCTTTTCGTCATGGTTCAACTACAGCGAGCAAAGAAACGTCACGATCCCGACAAAATTGTTTGATCCAGATCAGGAAACATCAGTTTTTACCGCAGATTTGTTTGTCGGCTGTGAAACCACCTGCTGCGTTAACCGATTACATTATCCCCTTTGAATCATCTTTCGACTGGAACCGATCTTGCTTTCTATAATCGAACCGATGAAATGCTGAAGAATCAACATCTGCTTCCTCACATTTTATACAAGATGTTATTCCAACGATAAAAACTTGAATTGCGATTCGTGTGGAGTTATTTCGATCAGGTTTAAGTGACGATTAATAACAATGGACGCGAGTACGTTTCGTCCGTACGCGCCATCAGCAAGGAAGCAGCGAGAAAGAGGAATGGCGGCGGAATAGGAGCGTGACCCGCGAGTCGGCTGATGGTTTGGCCGCAGTAGCAGCGAGCGCGCGCTAGTGTCGGCATCGGTGCTGCTCGTCCCTTTCCATATCCGTCACCTTCCACCTCCTGGTACGATCACGGACCTCCGAGGAACAAGCACGACCAGAGAGAACCGGTTCCTATCGGCTGGTGGAAAGCGGCACGAGGCGGCGCGAGCTTACCCGGGACACCGGATTTCGTATCGTCCAGCGGATACCAAACGTTATCCGACATGAGCACCTCCACGTTCCTAGGGTAAGATTGGATTTTCATCTACCTATCAAACATAACAACCGGATGCTGGATCGTCTAAACATCCTTCGTACCTTCAGCTAGCTGTTTCATATCGTTTCGAACAACTTGGACTGAGATTTCTAGTCTGAAGAGATGATCTTTTCTTAAGTCTTGGCCTACCAGGCTGACTGTCTTTAGAATTTTGTCTTAGAGGATCAAAGTATAACTTATTTCTTTGAAAGTTCAGTTAAGATTTAGGGTAGAATTGTCTAGAAGATCATTTTAACCTGAGGAGAGTGTTATCTAAGGTCTTAGGTTGTCAGGGATGATGAAGTAGATGGAACCGAATTTGGTTATAGGTTTTTTTGTCTATGAGATTTGAATCCCAAACACTGTCTCAGTATGGATCGTGTGGATTATGATAGAAGAAACTGCTGTCTCTTTAACTGCTAGAGGAATTTTTATTTGGAGCAACGAAGGTTAATTCATTCTTTCGAAACTTCAATTGATATTCCAGTCTGAAACATCACGTCAATACAAAACGATGTAGTTTCGTTTCAGATTCTTAACCTAGGAAGAAGGTTTCTAGATTGCAATGTTTTGCTGACGGAAGCATCTTTGACTCGGGTGCGTGAACGCCGAGGGATCATGGTGACCCAGCAATCTGGGCATTCGAATTCCCTGCTTCCAGGTTGCACGAAAATAGCGTCAGGGGATTGAGAAAGGTCGGGATCTTTCGCGTTCATGGTGTCTACGTACCAGAACCCTTATTATTCATCTTCTTGACGCGTCTGAAGAAATTTGATAACCAACCAAGTAATTGCAAGTTAActaaatttagaaaatcgCGTTGAAAATCTCTGGTAATACGTTCACAATGGATTCAGCTCTATGTCCATACGTTTATTTCAagccatttaaaattacataaatagTGAATCAGTAAACACGATCGAGTGCCAAAAGTGAttatttcgaagcaataaGAGTAAGGTGCTCCCCGTTCCAACTATAAAGTGTTAGATTCCTAACTCAAAGACCGAAGAATATTAGATTTATCTTCGCGTCGTTCAAAATCTGACGTTGACGAGTCTCGAGCCGATCGAGAATGGTCAAACGCCTGGAACTTGTTCTTTGAAGATGGCAGTTTTAACGGGGGCCTTGCGGACGATTCCGAGAAACAACTCGTCGACCTATATTTTCTCGTCGAAAAGGAAAACACCGAAGAGCATTCATCGAGCTAACCAACGTAGTCAGATTGCTCGTAGCTTTCCATCTTGATTAATCTATCTAATGATTTGTATCCTTTCATTCTGCTTAGGCGAGCGAGCGATCTCTGAATCAATTGCGATTCTACGTTACGATTTtgcgaataaaattaatcacaACCcctgaaattttgtaaaatagaGACTAAACTTCTGCACCAAAATTCTTAGAAATCTTTCAGCCAGACGAAGTTAGCTATAACTACtcgaaattttccaaaatgaAGTCGAAGCAAATATACAATAGAGCAAACAAGTTATTTCAGAAAGAAGCATGAAACTAA
This window contains:
- the LOC114879013 gene encoding DNA ligase 1; the protein is MPSYELDRPRCSKLFLIYVSLTILWVSVNAMFYENRFKSLSQHEPWASDIETQDFASSEYSPSYVHFPESGKRETFESSESYDRPNKEWFSASSSKRVPLEDKHFKKIISPFYTITEKDSQKYKDIVMKSGIPYCQEIKTKKPSKDGNKNSMVCYKCKNPKSGATYEQCSYVSKPSADSSNQEEVVDDPSEFRSRRSNSDEGSYSFRGSDDYKGHDNPYRFNEKFFSDASEGVPAEYKNKDEKCEKVFKDSMVCMVCKNTKSNAKYEQCSYVRQPNEKRYAFTKSSSFKNPKEKEEAEDRDEESESKPVRERTSFDHKKESEKLSDGYKKTPDNCREVEKDSKTCTICKDPETGGNYEKCSYTYQPDDKVYKYSSSKSFGYPRKSSSSSSSDGDSSYKDDKPSEKQTRKTDDSGYKDDKYSEKLTKEADEEYKRDYSIPESSYFKDDKPEYIYHPAASETSKSTSEDEDPLAGYERSKSESEKIAERIEPSYCKRVQKGSLSCKVCKDPKTGSNSEQCSYEQQPSDKNYSYSKSKSFKTPTETEDKSYDGSEKKESHSPYKDQSFGFFGDEKPSERDARDYSTSDAESKIEEKKESTSRSTPKKAEVDFSDAFKRKAEIQKFLQEFQKEDRSNCKKLMRNKMTCYQCVDDKGFRKEECAFITDGDIAEDKIDETEVEPNRKVPRSIPEDVPVEPEVSASENIEVNRRKPEAASSEKAEKPKEAEAYEYVAETKPVFDKVLGFTLPAYMLATSEHEEEFDKIVVSDVV